A single window of Flavobacterium sp. 140616W15 DNA harbors:
- a CDS encoding S1 RNA-binding domain-containing protein has product MIEIGKYNTLTILRDTKVGLFLGNPEKDPEGIHDILLPNKYVPNEFEIGEELIVFVYLDHEERPVATTLEPYILLNEFALLRVNYINQIGAFMDWGMEKDILVPFKEQARPMEKGKRYLVYLYMDEKTNRLVASSKTNQFLSNDNLTVEKGEEVDLIVSHITEIGINVIINEKHKGLLYKDEVYDDAIRTGDRMRGYIKNIRPDNKIDVSLQVQGYQSIEPNADKILDELRASRGFLRLTDNSHPEDIKTVLKMSKKTFKKAIGALYREKLIEIKEDGIYLVKE; this is encoded by the coding sequence ATGATTGAAATAGGAAAATACAATACACTAACTATATTACGTGATACCAAAGTAGGATTGTTTTTGGGTAACCCCGAAAAAGATCCAGAAGGGATACACGACATACTTTTACCAAACAAATATGTTCCAAATGAATTTGAAATAGGCGAAGAACTCATTGTTTTTGTTTATTTAGATCACGAAGAGCGTCCAGTTGCAACAACTTTAGAACCATATATTTTACTAAATGAGTTTGCTCTTTTGCGAGTAAACTACATTAATCAGATTGGTGCTTTTATGGATTGGGGAATGGAAAAAGATATCCTGGTTCCATTTAAAGAACAGGCGCGTCCTATGGAAAAAGGAAAGCGTTATTTGGTTTATTTATACATGGACGAAAAAACCAATCGTTTGGTAGCTTCTAGTAAAACCAACCAGTTCCTGAGCAATGATAACTTAACAGTCGAAAAAGGAGAAGAGGTAGATTTAATTGTTTCTCATATAACTGAGATTGGGATTAATGTAATCATCAATGAGAAACACAAAGGGTTGCTGTACAAAGATGAGGTTTATGATGATGCTATTCGTACAGGAGACCGTATGCGAGGTTATATTAAAAACATTCGCCCTGACAATAAAATTGATGTTTCATTGCAAGTGCAAGGATACCAAAGTATCGAGCCAAATGCTGATAAGATTTTGGATGAATTAAGAGCGAGTCGTGGTTTTTTAAGACTTACAGATAATTCACATCCTGAAGATATTAAAACGGTGCTTAAAATGAGTAAGAAAACATTCAAAAAAGCTATTGGGGCACTTTATAGAGAGAAACTAATCGAGATTAAAGAAGATGGAATCTATTTAGTTAAAGAATAA
- a CDS encoding DUF2853 family protein has product MSARDELIVKYAADLKDKCGVTPDMDLLTKVTIGCGPSIYNADAATVAGTQKSELDTVKNNFLIKKLGLPDTPALDAGIDAVLEQYGRSNKNKYRAVVYYLLTKHFKKESVYK; this is encoded by the coding sequence ATGAGTGCAAGAGACGAATTAATTGTAAAGTATGCTGCTGATTTAAAAGACAAGTGTGGTGTAACTCCAGATATGGATTTATTGACAAAAGTAACTATTGGTTGTGGTCCGTCAATATATAATGCAGATGCAGCAACGGTTGCAGGAACGCAAAAATCGGAATTGGATACCGTAAAGAATAATTTTTTAATCAAGAAATTAGGCTTGCCAGATACACCAGCTTTAGATGCTGGAATCGATGCTGTATTAGAACAATACGGACGCTCAAACAAGAATAAATATAGAGCAGTTGTGTACTATTTATTAACGAAACACTTTAAAAAAGAAAGTGTTTACAAATAG